A region from the Canis aureus isolate CA01 chromosome 8, VMU_Caureus_v.1.0, whole genome shotgun sequence genome encodes:
- the LOC144319580 gene encoding uncharacterized protein LOC144319580 isoform X2 → MERLKKDESWDSRLMEAWQCEGTLERQQGNQKKDLRQVIIKRKKISVENCNQTGESSNPIKHHNIYLVKKPWKCNECGKSFSYYSAFILHQRIHTGEKPYVCKECGKAFSRSSSLIQHQRIHTGEKPYECNECGKAFSHRSALIQHHIIHTGEKPYECNECGKAFNQSTYLIQHHRIHTGEKPYKCKECGKAFNDTSSLIKHQRVHTGEKPYGCTECGKAFSDRSGLTQHQRIHTGEKPYECSECGKAFSYCSALIQHQGTHTGEKPYKCNECGKAFSDRSALVRHQRIHTGEKPYKCKECKKAFSQSSSLTKHLRTHTGEKPYKCNDCDRAFSQSSSLIQHQKTHTGEKHYKCKKCEKTFRVHSAFHQHKEIHDE, encoded by the coding sequence ATGGAGAGACTTAAAAAGGAtgagtcctgggactccagattgATGGAAGCCTGGCAATGTGAAGGCACATTAGAAAGACAGCAAGGAAATCAGAAGAAAGATTTAAGGCAAGTCATAATTAAACGCAAGAAAATCTCTGTGGAGAATTGTAATCAAACTGGGGAAAGCTCAAACCCAATTAAACATCACAACATTTACTTAGTGAAAAAGCCTTGGAAGTGCAATGAATGTGGGAAGTCCTTCAGTTACTACTCAGCCTTTATTctacatcagagaattcatactggagagaaaccttatgtTTGTAAagagtgtgggaaagccttcagccGGAGCTCATCACTTATTCAGCATCAGAGaatccacactggagagaaaccctatgagtgTAACgagtgtgggaaggccttcagTCATCGATCAGCCCTCATTCAACATCATATCATTCATACTGGAGAAAAGCCCTATGAGTGCaatgaatgtgggaaggccttcaaCCAAAGCACATATCTAATTCAACATCACAGaatccacactggagagaaaccctataaatgCAAGGAATGTGGAAAAGCTTTCAATGATACCTCATCCCTTATTAAACATCAGAGGGttcatactggagaaaaaccTTATGGATGTacagaatgtgggaaagcctttagtGACAGGTCAGGCCTCActcaacatcagagaattcatacaggGGAAAAGCCCTAtgaatgcagtgaatgtgggaaagcttttAGCTACTGTTCAGCTCTTATTCAACATCAAGGAACCCATACTGGggagaaaccttacaaatgtaacgaatgtgggaaagccttcagtgATCGCTCAGCTCTTGTAagacatcagagaattcatactggtgagaaaccttacaaatgtaaagAATGCAAGAAGGCCTTCAGCCAGAGCTCATCTCTTACAAAGCATCTGAGaactcatactggagagaaaccatataaaTGCAATGATTGTGACAGAGCTTTCAGCCAGAGTTCATCTCTTATTCAACACCAGAAAACCCATACAGGAGAAAAACACTACAAATGTAAGAAATGTGAGAAAACCTTCAGGGTGCATTCAGCCTTTCATCAACATAAAGAAATTCATGATGAATAG
- the LOC144319580 gene encoding uncharacterized protein LOC144319580 isoform X1: MDYLTIEAEEEVLPAITTEDASLPQKANTEEMEPTVGLLPVEFQELVTVKDEEMDLTQVEEEQLNSAQRYMGMDMKVENCGSLVFWDSESIPEAKESFSKQGLYEEESPERELIMERLKKDESWDSRLMEAWQCEGTLERQQGNQKKDLRQVIIKRKKISVENCNQTGESSNPIKHHNIYLVKKPWKCNECGKSFSYYSAFILHQRIHTGEKPYVCKECGKAFSRSSSLIQHQRIHTGEKPYECNECGKAFSHRSALIQHHIIHTGEKPYECNECGKAFNQSTYLIQHHRIHTGEKPYKCKECGKAFNDTSSLIKHQRVHTGEKPYGCTECGKAFSDRSGLTQHQRIHTGEKPYECSECGKAFSYCSALIQHQGTHTGEKPYKCNECGKAFSDRSALVRHQRIHTGEKPYKCKECKKAFSQSSSLTKHLRTHTGEKPYKCNDCDRAFSQSSSLIQHQKTHTGEKHYKCKKCEKTFRVHSAFHQHKEIHDE, encoded by the exons ATGGATTATCTGACCATTGAAGCTGAGGAAGAAG TCCTTCCAGCCATTACTACAGAGGATGCTTCTCTGCCCCAAAAAGCGAACACAGAAGAAATGGAACCTACTGTTGGACTCCTTCCTGTGGAGTTCCAG GAATTGGTGACAGTCAAGGATGAGGAAATGGACTTAACTCAGGTGGAAGAAGAACAGCTGAATTCTGCCCAAAGGTACATGGGCATGGATATGAAAGTGGAGAATTGTGGGAGCCTGGTATTTTGGG atTCCGAATCTATACCTGAAGCTAAAGAATCCTTTTCAAAGCAGGGACTTTATGAAGAAGAGTCACCTGAAAGAGAGCTGATCATGGAGAGACTTAAAAAGGAtgagtcctgggactccagattgATGGAAGCCTGGCAATGTGAAGGCACATTAGAAAGACAGCAAGGAAATCAGAAGAAAGATTTAAGGCAAGTCATAATTAAACGCAAGAAAATCTCTGTGGAGAATTGTAATCAAACTGGGGAAAGCTCAAACCCAATTAAACATCACAACATTTACTTAGTGAAAAAGCCTTGGAAGTGCAATGAATGTGGGAAGTCCTTCAGTTACTACTCAGCCTTTATTctacatcagagaattcatactggagagaaaccttatgtTTGTAAagagtgtgggaaagccttcagccGGAGCTCATCACTTATTCAGCATCAGAGaatccacactggagagaaaccctatgagtgTAACgagtgtgggaaggccttcagTCATCGATCAGCCCTCATTCAACATCATATCATTCATACTGGAGAAAAGCCCTATGAGTGCaatgaatgtgggaaggccttcaaCCAAAGCACATATCTAATTCAACATCACAGaatccacactggagagaaaccctataaatgCAAGGAATGTGGAAAAGCTTTCAATGATACCTCATCCCTTATTAAACATCAGAGGGttcatactggagaaaaaccTTATGGATGTacagaatgtgggaaagcctttagtGACAGGTCAGGCCTCActcaacatcagagaattcatacaggGGAAAAGCCCTAtgaatgcagtgaatgtgggaaagcttttAGCTACTGTTCAGCTCTTATTCAACATCAAGGAACCCATACTGGggagaaaccttacaaatgtaacgaatgtgggaaagccttcagtgATCGCTCAGCTCTTGTAagacatcagagaattcatactggtgagaaaccttacaaatgtaaagAATGCAAGAAGGCCTTCAGCCAGAGCTCATCTCTTACAAAGCATCTGAGaactcatactggagagaaaccatataaaTGCAATGATTGTGACAGAGCTTTCAGCCAGAGTTCATCTCTTATTCAACACCAGAAAACCCATACAGGAGAAAAACACTACAAATGTAAGAAATGTGAGAAAACCTTCAGGGTGCATTCAGCCTTTCATCAACATAAAGAAATTCATGATGAATAG